Proteins encoded by one window of Nitrincola iocasae:
- a CDS encoding SIR2 family NAD-dependent protein deacylase gives MLDTQSIERAAAYLRSAKRLVILAGAGMSADSGLLTFRDATGYWKSDDRNQFSLASYSLFEKEPRASWKFYAKRIRQYRLTKPHPGYEILHKWCTRVGSHRSFVLTSNTDGHFLKSGFNPDQVYECHGSLESMYCSDKHCDTRKIGLMSITDDQLNLIEDGILPKCGCGQVLRPHVLMFGDRSFLHHADEKAYLNWQSFEKHLASSRDFLVLEIGVGSTVTTLEDKTWALAKQALAVLQINICKAAPNDSPCPWLNLDGTALTVLESVHEEMNKYADDQ, from the coding sequence ATGCTGGATACACAATCTATTGAGAGGGCAGCAGCCTATCTGAGGTCGGCGAAACGATTAGTCATTCTGGCGGGTGCTGGTATGAGTGCTGACAGTGGATTACTCACCTTCCGAGATGCCACTGGGTACTGGAAAAGTGATGACCGTAATCAATTTTCCTTGGCCAGCTACTCTCTGTTCGAAAAAGAACCACGGGCATCCTGGAAGTTTTACGCTAAACGTATTCGACAATATCGTCTAACAAAGCCTCATCCTGGTTATGAAATTTTGCACAAGTGGTGCACACGTGTCGGCAGTCACCGTTCATTTGTATTGACGTCAAACACAGATGGTCATTTTTTGAAGTCAGGTTTCAATCCGGATCAAGTGTATGAATGCCATGGATCGCTTGAGTCTATGTATTGCAGTGATAAACATTGCGATACCCGTAAAATTGGATTAATGAGCATTACCGATGATCAGTTAAACTTGATAGAAGATGGCATTCTACCGAAGTGTGGCTGTGGGCAAGTGTTGCGACCGCATGTGCTGATGTTTGGTGATCGTAGCTTTCTTCATCACGCTGATGAAAAGGCCTATTTGAATTGGCAAAGTTTTGAGAAGCACTTAGCGTCTAGCCGTGACTTTCTTGTGCTAGAGATTGGTGTGGGTTCAACCGTCACGACACTAGAAGATAAAACTTGGGCATTGGCAAAACAGGCCTTAGCTGTGCTGCAGATCAATATCTGCAAGGCTGCACCTAATGATTCACCCTGTCCATGGCTTAACCTCGATGGCACAGCGTTAACGGTATTAGAATCAGTACATGAAGAGATGAATAAATACGCAGATGATCAGTAA
- a CDS encoding ATP-binding protein, which produces MSSLLQYVPSPILMVQPPQPLFGQGWIRTGEVKNSGHHKPERVNAEIDAILGSLYQALGHREKKKRHSEVPVYFNPAFSNTDFSLECLTKELKRSRRGRVCLFGPPGTGKTSFATYLSDQLNMPLVAHKASNLLDMFLGSTEKSLAHAFDEATEKSAVLLISAADIFLSSSAQVRHRLNVTKVHELLRQMEQYDGILLISTGLMTHPDMAAMRRFDFKIRFNYLDFEQTWMLFNNLIGRSHESALKAYPVDNIHSELQKLRLLTPGDFAAVERHHRAMGDTLTPQSLLNGLQQEHEIKTLQPGGSLALSGGN; this is translated from the coding sequence ATGTCATCTTTGTTACAGTACGTACCTAGCCCAATTTTGATGGTTCAGCCTCCCCAACCCTTATTTGGTCAAGGGTGGATAAGGACGGGTGAAGTTAAAAATTCTGGCCATCACAAGCCTGAGCGTGTTAACGCCGAAATTGATGCCATTTTGGGATCGCTCTATCAGGCTTTGGGTCATAGAGAAAAAAAGAAGAGGCATTCAGAAGTGCCTGTCTATTTCAATCCAGCCTTTTCAAACACGGATTTTTCGCTGGAGTGCCTCACAAAGGAACTAAAACGTAGTCGAAGAGGGCGTGTTTGTTTGTTCGGTCCGCCAGGAACCGGTAAGACATCATTTGCTACCTACTTGTCCGATCAATTGAACATGCCGCTTGTGGCACACAAAGCATCTAATTTGTTAGATATGTTTTTAGGTAGCACCGAAAAATCACTAGCGCATGCCTTTGACGAAGCCACTGAAAAATCAGCAGTACTATTGATCAGTGCAGCAGATATTTTCTTGTCATCGAGTGCTCAAGTACGTCATAGACTGAATGTCACGAAAGTGCATGAGTTGCTGCGTCAGATGGAACAGTATGATGGCATTCTTTTGATTTCTACTGGCTTAATGACACATCCGGATATGGCAGCGATGCGGCGGTTTGATTTCAAAATCCGGTTCAATTATCTGGATTTTGAGCAGACGTGGATGTTGTTTAATAATCTGATAGGACGTTCTCATGAGTCAGCTTTAAAGGCTTATCCAGTCGACAATATTCACAGTGAACTGCAAAAACTACGACTACTTACCCCCGGTGACTTTGCAGCAGTTGAGCGACATCATCGTGCTATGGGCGATACCCTTACACCACAATCATTGCTGAATGGATTGCAGCAAGAGCACGAAATTAAAACACTGCAACCAGGGGGCAGCCTTGCCTTATCTGGGGGAAATTAG
- a CDS encoding gamma-glutamylcyclotransferase family protein has translation MEHLVAVYGSLKQGHFNHDLLKGSEFVGEDRLFEFTLYDLGLFPAIKRGGSESVLVEIYRVSTEQLHRLDKLEGYNQGEPHKSLYLRIEVESSFGSVWVYE, from the coding sequence ATGGAGCATCTGGTTGCAGTGTATGGATCGTTAAAGCAGGGCCACTTTAATCATGACCTACTGAAAGGCTCGGAGTTTGTCGGAGAAGATAGGTTGTTTGAATTTACCCTCTATGACCTGGGGTTGTTTCCAGCCATAAAGCGTGGTGGCTCTGAAAGTGTGCTTGTTGAAATCTATCGTGTATCAACGGAACAGCTACATCGCCTGGATAAGTTGGAAGGCTACAACCAAGGTGAGCCTCACAAGAGCCTATATCTGCGTATCGAGGTTGAATCAAGCTTTGGCTCTGTGTGGGTGTATGAATAA
- a CDS encoding helix-turn-helix transcriptional regulator: MSNQHNTLFRYLTLLQLIPRLPGYRATPTLQALLEERGFQVELRSVQRDLEKMSNHFPLICDKACKPYRWAFDPAFKSNLPALDTPTALTLVLAEEYLKGLLPQTAVVQLSNQFSAARKYLDQLKESGFSDWTRHVKAIPNGKALIPAPIDQKIWSEVTDALLRSIALDVIYLSRAKGEEKSFTLHPLGLVARHSVTYLLATADEYEDIRHFALHRIKQSKESRAVYRARPDFNVDDYLQQGVFGYRIDSQDIELVAKVRPEIAWLLSETPVSEQQNLSEPNEEGWTTLTAVVPNDLQTQWWVMGFGADFEVIEPLAWRERIKDLADELKKLYG; encoded by the coding sequence ATGAGTAACCAGCACAATACATTATTTAGGTATTTAACGCTTTTGCAGTTAATTCCTAGATTGCCAGGATACAGAGCGACCCCCACCCTTCAGGCACTTCTTGAGGAGCGTGGTTTCCAGGTTGAACTTCGAAGTGTTCAGCGTGATTTGGAAAAAATGTCCAATCACTTCCCACTTATCTGTGATAAAGCATGTAAGCCCTACCGCTGGGCATTCGATCCAGCGTTTAAAAGTAATCTACCAGCTTTGGATACACCAACAGCGCTCACGCTGGTGCTTGCTGAGGAGTATTTGAAAGGCTTGCTTCCCCAAACGGCAGTTGTGCAGTTAAGTAATCAGTTTAGCGCTGCACGTAAATACCTAGACCAACTCAAAGAGAGTGGCTTCAGTGACTGGACTCGTCACGTTAAAGCCATCCCTAATGGCAAAGCGCTGATTCCAGCACCCATTGATCAGAAAATTTGGTCTGAGGTAACGGATGCCTTGCTGCGCAGTATTGCACTTGATGTTATCTATCTTAGCCGAGCCAAAGGTGAAGAAAAATCCTTCACACTGCATCCATTAGGGCTAGTTGCTCGCCACAGTGTAACCTATCTTCTTGCAACAGCAGATGAGTACGAAGATATTCGGCATTTTGCATTACACCGAATCAAGCAGAGTAAAGAAAGCCGTGCAGTCTATCGTGCACGACCTGACTTTAATGTAGATGACTATCTGCAACAGGGTGTATTTGGATACCGCATAGATAGCCAAGACATAGAGCTAGTCGCTAAGGTGAGGCCTGAGATTGCCTGGTTATTATCTGAAACTCCCGTAAGCGAACAACAAAATTTATCTGAACCCAACGAAGAAGGGTGGACGACGTTGACTGCAGTTGTGCCGAATGACTTGCAGACTCAGTGGTGGGTAATGGGCTTTGGAGCTGATTTTGAAGTGATAGAGCCATTGGCATGGCGTGAACGAATTAAAGACTTAGCTGATGAATTAAAAAAGCTATATGGATGA
- a CDS encoding HEPN domain-containing protein has translation MQYQELKQIHRERREFSAPELSLRIHRSLSWLNKAEQVEDDLDAKFIFLWIAFNAVYAVDVEEQYRTTEKGMFEQFFQKLVELDQHKSLYHLVWKEFPGTIRALLDNQYIFQPFWDYQNNRLEKDQWEARFKQSKKRASQALASQNTTHILSIIFRRIYTLRNQIMHGGSTWNSHANRSQLKYCVSLLDKAIPIILELMLEHDKNEWGEPFYPFIQES, from the coding sequence ATGCAGTACCAAGAACTGAAGCAGATACACAGAGAAAGGCGCGAGTTCTCAGCTCCTGAACTCTCTCTTCGTATTCACAGGTCTCTGAGCTGGCTGAACAAGGCCGAACAGGTAGAAGATGATCTGGATGCGAAATTCATTTTTCTGTGGATAGCCTTTAATGCTGTTTATGCCGTCGATGTGGAAGAGCAATATCGTACAACTGAAAAGGGTATGTTTGAGCAGTTCTTTCAAAAACTTGTAGAGCTGGATCAACACAAAAGCCTCTACCATCTGGTATGGAAAGAGTTTCCTGGCACGATCCGTGCGTTACTCGATAATCAATACATATTTCAGCCTTTCTGGGATTATCAAAATAATCGCCTGGAAAAAGACCAGTGGGAAGCCCGCTTTAAACAATCCAAGAAACGTGCCTCTCAGGCATTGGCATCTCAGAACACGACTCATATTCTTTCAATCATTTTCAGAAGAATATACACGCTCCGTAATCAGATAATGCACGGTGGATCAACCTGGAATAGCCATGCCAACAGATCTCAACTCAAATACTGTGTATCACTATTGGATAAAGCTATACCAATCATCCTTGAGCTGATGCTTGAGCATGATAAAAACGAATGGGGTGAACCATTTTATCCTTTTATTCAGGAGAGCTAA
- a CDS encoding tyrosine-type recombinase/integrase: MAIITDRQINSKPDTKDRWLNETVVRGHGALVARIAPSGARSFYFRYTDSNGKRDRMPIGNYSREEKPGGMTLTQARFKAKELAGLHKQGITDIRLHFEAEEQLQKAKLEAEWIKLERENQLHRSRMTVNDLFEHWASVDLIRRKDQGAEMRRLFTRDILPKIGKLAAEDVRRRHITEITDVFLARNTPRMAKVAFSSIRQMFKFAVVREIVDADPTAAISKFNIGGQSVERDRVLSEDELKLLVKLLPESGLALTTKIAVWIALSTGCRIGELMTAEWSNIDLEKCEWFMPTTKNGKSHTIQLSAFAVEQFQFLYEITGASRWCFPNRHDTGALCPKTINKQLQDRQRQPDQTKLKGRSQNSQALILPGGKWTPHDLRRTAATMMVEAGILPEVADRCLNHTEQNKIKRTYQRYSYAKEMRHAWEVLGQRLTILAQPEGSNVITGHFGMQAD; the protein is encoded by the coding sequence ATGGCAATAATCACCGATCGACAAATCAATTCAAAACCTGATACCAAAGATCGCTGGCTCAATGAAACAGTAGTCAGGGGGCATGGTGCACTAGTCGCCCGGATTGCACCTTCCGGGGCAAGATCTTTCTATTTCCGTTACACCGACAGTAATGGAAAGCGCGACCGTATGCCTATTGGAAATTATAGCCGAGAAGAAAAGCCTGGCGGCATGACACTGACGCAAGCACGCTTCAAGGCAAAAGAGCTTGCTGGGCTCCACAAGCAGGGCATAACAGATATACGACTGCACTTCGAAGCCGAAGAGCAGCTACAAAAAGCAAAGCTTGAAGCCGAATGGATCAAACTAGAACGAGAAAACCAACTTCACAGAAGCCGGATGACGGTGAATGACCTTTTCGAACACTGGGCCAGCGTTGATCTAATCAGACGCAAAGACCAAGGTGCAGAAATGAGGCGCTTGTTCACCAGGGATATCCTGCCAAAAATAGGTAAGCTCGCTGCAGAGGATGTGCGACGCCGACACATTACCGAAATAACAGATGTCTTTTTGGCCAGAAACACTCCACGCATGGCTAAAGTGGCTTTCTCAAGTATTCGGCAGATGTTCAAATTTGCTGTTGTTAGGGAAATTGTCGATGCTGATCCAACAGCTGCTATTAGCAAATTCAATATAGGCGGTCAGAGCGTTGAACGTGACAGAGTCCTATCTGAAGATGAGCTAAAATTACTCGTCAAACTCCTGCCTGAATCAGGGCTGGCACTAACAACAAAGATCGCGGTATGGATAGCCTTATCCACCGGCTGTAGGATTGGTGAGTTGATGACAGCTGAGTGGTCTAATATCGATCTTGAGAAGTGTGAATGGTTTATGCCGACCACTAAAAACGGCAAATCACACACAATACAGTTATCAGCATTCGCCGTGGAGCAATTCCAATTCTTGTATGAGATTACAGGCGCTAGCCGCTGGTGTTTTCCAAATAGACACGATACAGGGGCACTTTGCCCTAAAACGATTAACAAGCAACTTCAGGACAGGCAACGACAGCCTGATCAAACAAAGTTAAAAGGCCGCAGTCAAAACAGCCAAGCCCTGATACTGCCAGGTGGTAAGTGGACACCGCATGACCTACGAAGAACGGCTGCCACGATGATGGTTGAGGCAGGAATACTTCCAGAAGTAGCGGATCGCTGTCTGAACCATACGGAGCAAAATAAAATCAAAAGGACGTATCAGCGATACTCATATGCGAAGGAAATGCGGCATGCTTGGGAGGTGCTGGGTCAACGCCTGACAATATTAGCCCAACCAGAAGGCAGTAATGTTATTACTGGACACTTTGGAATGCAGGCAGACTAA
- the ilvD gene encoding dihydroxy-acid dehydratase — protein MLEDKRRRYSSQVVDGVGKSASRAMLRAVGFTDDDFLKPQVGIASTWSNLTPCNMHINRLAEEAAAGADAAGGKSLIFNTITVSDGIANGTEGMKYSLVSREVIADSIETVAGCEGFDGLVAIGGCDKNMPGCLMGLARLNRPAVFVYGGTILPGENHTDIISVFEAVGAHAQGKMDLIEVKQIEETAIPGAGSCGGMYTANTMASAIEAMGMSLPGSSAQNAVSANKLEDCQAAGAAVLNLLESDIKPSDIMTREAFENAITVVIALGGSTNAVLHLLAMASTVGVALALEDFAEIGKRVPVLADLRPSGHYMMSELVAIGGIQPLLKMLLDRGLLHGDCLTVTGRTLSENLSDVAPYPEDQDIIHAFDNPIKADSHLRILYGNLAPTGAVAKITGKEGTHFTGRARVFHSEEEAQTRILDGTVVAGDVLVIRYEGPKGGPGMREMLSPTSAIMGRGLGSDVALITDGRFSGGSHGFVVGHITPEAAEGGPIALVEEGDTITIDAVANRIELDVSDQELDRRRQSWQAPGPRFIRGVLAKYARTVGSASKGAVTDLP, from the coding sequence ATGTTAGAAGATAAGCGTCGTCGTTATTCCTCACAAGTGGTTGATGGTGTTGGAAAATCAGCCAGTCGCGCCATGCTAAGGGCCGTTGGTTTCACTGACGATGACTTTCTGAAACCCCAGGTAGGCATTGCTTCTACCTGGAGTAACCTCACTCCCTGCAATATGCACATCAATCGGCTGGCTGAAGAAGCGGCGGCGGGTGCAGATGCGGCTGGGGGAAAATCCTTGATCTTCAATACTATTACTGTGTCAGATGGCATAGCCAATGGTACTGAAGGTATGAAGTATTCACTGGTGTCTCGCGAAGTGATTGCGGATTCTATAGAGACAGTTGCAGGTTGTGAGGGCTTTGATGGTCTTGTGGCCATCGGTGGTTGCGACAAAAACATGCCAGGCTGTCTGATGGGGCTAGCAAGATTGAACCGCCCGGCTGTATTTGTATACGGGGGCACCATACTGCCGGGTGAAAATCACACGGATATTATCTCTGTGTTCGAAGCCGTAGGTGCGCATGCACAGGGCAAGATGGACCTGATAGAGGTAAAACAGATCGAAGAAACAGCGATTCCTGGGGCGGGTTCCTGCGGAGGCATGTACACAGCCAACACCATGGCATCAGCGATAGAGGCCATGGGTATGAGCCTGCCGGGCAGTTCGGCGCAGAATGCCGTGTCAGCGAACAAGCTTGAGGATTGCCAGGCCGCGGGGGCGGCGGTGCTCAATCTTCTTGAAAGTGATATCAAACCGTCTGACATTATGACCCGTGAAGCCTTCGAGAATGCGATCACTGTCGTTATTGCGCTCGGCGGCTCGACCAATGCGGTGCTACACCTGTTAGCCATGGCCAGTACGGTAGGTGTGGCGTTGGCTTTGGAGGACTTTGCCGAGATAGGTAAGCGAGTTCCTGTGCTGGCAGACTTGCGACCCAGTGGCCATTACATGATGTCGGAACTGGTCGCGATTGGTGGTATTCAGCCGCTGTTGAAAATGTTGCTGGATCGGGGGTTACTGCATGGCGATTGCTTGACTGTGACTGGGCGGACCTTGTCCGAGAATCTATCTGACGTTGCACCCTATCCGGAAGATCAGGATATCATTCATGCCTTCGATAACCCCATCAAGGCCGATAGTCACTTGCGCATCCTCTACGGTAATCTGGCTCCCACGGGTGCTGTAGCGAAAATTACCGGCAAGGAGGGCACCCATTTTACCGGGCGTGCACGGGTGTTCCATTCTGAAGAAGAGGCCCAGACACGGATTCTGGATGGCACAGTTGTCGCCGGTGATGTGCTGGTGATTCGCTACGAAGGCCCGAAAGGCGGGCCGGGTATGCGGGAAATGCTCAGTCCAACCTCGGCGATCATGGGGAGAGGGCTTGGAAGTGACGTAGCATTAATTACTGATGGTCGCTTTTCCGGAGGGAGCCATGGTTTTGTAGTAGGTCATATCACTCCTGAAGCCGCGGAAGGTGGTCCCATCGCCCTGGTTGAAGAGGGTGACACCATCACTATTGATGCGGTTGCAAACCGGATTGAACTGGACGTTTCGGATCAAGAACTAGACCGCAGGCGCCAGTCCTGGCAAGCCCCTGGCCCCAGATTCATCAGAGGCGTGCTGGCAAAATACGCACGTACCGTCGGCTCAGCCTCCAAGGGCGCAGTGA